One segment of Paenibacillus rhizovicinus DNA contains the following:
- a CDS encoding methyl-accepting chemotaxis protein: protein MSAAQLKQTRSSTSYFRSLAFRISFVAGTCYLIICVLLTTLSYQQQKDRVSDELVALESMFHSPLMLELADIETSKTELKKNEEAYKTVPAVMHLQEEMDRAIASDLVENAYLFYPDWIEQDGEPALLNLLSNANLYADEKPAEPYVPVKKLREALVRSEKEGVSSTGVYEDSVGEWISVVSAIKDGHGKLVAYAGIDFSNDFISKTLKKELYRSSLYGLLAALAGIAVMSFTVRLFLRPLHRINEQAEAAAGGDLSGTLDLGVRNEIGMLGQHFNHMIGNLRVLVAQIAETTQRVTSASESLQAGAHTSVQSSRSITGAMEQLSSRSARQYHGTQESSRAMEEMAAGIGRVAESAGTASDASGVARQRAGEGNEQMASSMTQISGVVTTVEQAVEAMERLRVMSDEIGSVTHMISTVTQQTNLLALNASIEAVRAGEHGRGFAVVSGEIRKLAEQSKLSAERISDLIERVQQETRSAVAAIDHGLGEVKAMQQAAVQTGGAFRDLSGSVQQVADQMLDVYSVSEQMSASAQQVSASIAELAELSRQTTELAETISAAAGDQQEAMTQVSRTADELGGISSELQQAVARFKV from the coding sequence ATGTCAGCCGCGCAGCTTAAACAAACCCGATCTTCTACCAGTTATTTTCGATCTTTGGCCTTTCGCATTTCGTTTGTCGCCGGAACCTGCTATCTGATCATCTGCGTGCTGCTTACGACGCTTTCTTATCAGCAGCAGAAGGATCGGGTCTCTGACGAGCTGGTGGCGCTGGAGAGCATGTTTCACTCGCCGCTGATGCTCGAGCTGGCCGACATTGAAACGTCGAAGACGGAATTGAAGAAGAACGAGGAAGCATATAAGACGGTTCCGGCTGTCATGCACCTTCAAGAAGAGATGGATCGCGCGATTGCGTCGGACCTCGTGGAGAACGCTTACTTATTCTATCCGGATTGGATCGAACAGGACGGAGAGCCGGCGCTGCTGAATCTGTTGTCCAATGCTAATTTGTATGCGGACGAGAAGCCTGCGGAGCCTTACGTTCCCGTGAAAAAGCTTCGGGAAGCGCTTGTGCGGTCGGAGAAGGAAGGCGTCAGCAGCACCGGCGTTTATGAGGACAGCGTAGGCGAATGGATCAGCGTCGTCAGCGCGATCAAGGACGGGCACGGCAAGCTGGTCGCCTATGCAGGGATAGATTTCAGCAACGACTTTATTAGCAAAACGTTGAAAAAAGAATTGTATCGCAGTTCGCTCTACGGCTTATTGGCAGCGCTTGCGGGCATTGCCGTCATGTCGTTTACCGTGCGGCTGTTTCTGCGTCCGCTCCACCGCATTAACGAGCAGGCCGAAGCGGCTGCCGGGGGAGACCTCTCCGGTACGCTCGATCTTGGCGTGCGCAATGAAATCGGCATGCTGGGGCAGCATTTCAATCACATGATCGGGAATCTGCGCGTGCTCGTCGCGCAGATCGCGGAGACGACGCAAAGAGTGACGAGCGCTTCGGAGTCGCTCCAGGCGGGCGCGCATACGTCGGTCCAGTCCTCGCGCTCGATCACCGGCGCGATGGAGCAGCTGTCCAGCCGCTCGGCCCGGCAATATCACGGTACGCAAGAGAGCAGCCGCGCCATGGAAGAGATGGCCGCCGGCATCGGGCGGGTGGCGGAATCGGCAGGCACCGCATCGGATGCCTCGGGCGTTGCCCGGCAGCGCGCCGGCGAAGGCAACGAGCAGATGGCGAGCAGCATGACGCAAATCTCCGGCGTCGTGACGACGGTCGAGCAGGCCGTCGAGGCGATGGAGCGGCTGCGCGTCATGTCCGATGAGATCGGATCCGTGACGCATATGATTTCGACGGTTACGCAGCAGACGAATCTGCTGGCGCTGAACGCCTCCATCGAGGCGGTGCGGGCAGGCGAGCACGGCAGGGGCTTCGCCGTCGTGTCCGGCGAGATCCGCAAGCTGGCCGAGCAGTCCAAGCTGTCGGCCGAGCGTATCTCGGATTTGATCGAACGCGTGCAGCAGGAGACGCGGTCGGCCGTTGCCGCGATCGACCACGGCTTGGGCGAGGTGAAGGCGATGCAGCAAGCGGCGGTGCAGACGGGCGGCGCTTTTCGCGATTTGTCCGGCTCCGTTCAGCAGGTCGCCGATCAGATGCTGGACGTTTACTCGGTTTCCGAGCAGATGTCGGCAAGCGCCCAGCAGGTATCGGCGTCCATTGCCGAGCTCGCGGAGCTGTCGCGGCAGACGACGGAGCTGGCCGAGACGATTTCGGCAGCTGCCGGCGATCAGCAGGAGGCGATGACGCAAGTCTCGCGGACCGCCGACGAGCTGGGCGGGATTTCGAGCGAGCTGCAGCAGGCGGTCGCGCGGTTTAAGGTATAG
- a CDS encoding RNA polymerase sigma-70 factor: protein MEKSIITEELYASHKTLLFSLAYRMLGSVMDAEDIVHEAILSLQGKQADQILNLKAYLCKVVTNRCIDRLRSAQKQREVYVGPWLPEPIVTDLREGSEADASRSGDPYQAYVRQESVSTAYLLLLQQLSWVERTVFLLREVLQFDYEEIAEIAGKSSQNCRQIFHRAKRSIHPAAEQKAPAPGLPGHRMLVEQFTAALASGDIGKLLNVLSLDATLVSDGGGKVSAAVRPIVGPARIASFFEGLRKKLPPDFGFKLALVGGQPGLVTYAGGAPASVFSFRTEQDRIAEIYVVVNPDKLLGVR, encoded by the coding sequence ATGGAGAAGTCCATCATCACGGAAGAACTGTACGCGTCCCATAAGACGCTGCTCTTCTCGCTTGCTTACCGCATGCTCGGGAGCGTTATGGATGCCGAGGATATCGTCCACGAAGCGATCCTCTCCTTGCAGGGCAAGCAAGCGGATCAGATCTTGAACCTGAAAGCCTATCTGTGCAAAGTCGTCACGAACCGCTGCATCGACCGGCTTCGTTCCGCGCAGAAGCAGCGCGAAGTCTATGTCGGACCTTGGCTTCCGGAACCGATTGTCACGGACCTGCGGGAAGGATCCGAAGCCGATGCTTCCCGCAGCGGCGACCCCTACCAGGCATACGTCCGGCAGGAATCGGTCTCCACGGCGTATTTGCTGCTCTTGCAGCAGCTATCCTGGGTGGAACGGACCGTCTTCCTGCTGCGGGAGGTGCTGCAGTTCGACTACGAGGAGATTGCCGAAATCGCCGGCAAGAGCAGCCAGAACTGCCGCCAGATTTTCCATCGCGCCAAACGCAGCATCCACCCCGCAGCGGAACAGAAGGCGCCGGCGCCCGGCTTGCCCGGCCACCGCATGCTGGTGGAGCAGTTCACCGCCGCGCTCGCCAGCGGCGACATCGGCAAGCTGTTGAATGTGCTCTCGCTCGATGCCACGCTGGTATCCGACGGCGGAGGCAAAGTGAGCGCGGCCGTCCGGCCCATCGTCGGACCGGCGCGCATTGCCAGCTTCTTCGAAGGCTTGCGGAAGAAACTGCCGCCCGACTTCGGCTTCAAGCTCGCGCTCGTCGGCGGGCAGCCCGGCCTTGTCACGTACGCGGGCGGGGCACCGGCCAGCGTCTTCTCGTTCCGTACCGAGCAGGATCGGATTGCGGAGATCTACGTCGTCGTGAATCCCGACAAGCTTCTCGGCGTTCGCTAA
- a CDS encoding phytoene desaturase family protein: MKHAGTVVIGGGLAGLLAAIETAKAGRPVVLLEKSSHTGGRGISVLKNGARLNLGGHALYRGGAAFAALRQLGIKLEGRAPSTSGEVIWKNGLAPLPADPLRLLTSKLLRFPGKIELGRLLTGLGKINFAALGDTTLREWAEREVRDPMVRHLFYSLCRTATYSRDIDFQLAGAVLQQVQLSLKEGVLYLDGGWQSIIDQLHALAVRSGVAIRTSAGVTGIAHEGGAVQGVLLGSGELLPADSVISTLPPADNFRLVEGAEHTALLRWKEDARPVTAACLDLALNRLPVENRQFVMGLDQPLFFSNHSRAAKLSDNGTVVTHLIKYNAPGEQDPRGDEALLARTMDMLHPGWQQETAAKQFLPSITVVHDQPHIGRRDRKPGPAVPEIRGLYVAGDWACHGEMLADAAAASAGRAAAQLLKDAKAGLGREPELIGS; the protein is encoded by the coding sequence ATGAAACACGCAGGAACAGTTGTCATTGGCGGAGGATTGGCAGGGCTGCTGGCGGCCATCGAAACGGCGAAGGCGGGCAGGCCGGTCGTGCTGCTGGAGAAGTCATCGCATACGGGAGGCCGGGGCATTTCCGTCCTTAAGAACGGGGCGCGCCTGAATCTCGGCGGGCATGCGCTCTATCGCGGGGGAGCGGCTTTCGCGGCGCTGCGACAGCTCGGCATCAAACTGGAGGGGCGCGCCCCATCGACGTCGGGGGAGGTCATCTGGAAGAACGGACTCGCTCCGCTGCCGGCCGATCCGCTGCGTCTCTTGACCTCCAAGCTGCTGCGCTTCCCCGGCAAGATCGAGCTTGGGCGGCTGCTGACGGGCCTTGGCAAAATCAACTTCGCGGCGCTCGGAGACACCACGCTTCGCGAGTGGGCCGAACGAGAAGTACGCGATCCCATGGTGCGCCATCTGTTCTATTCGCTGTGCCGGACGGCGACCTACAGCCGCGATATCGACTTCCAGCTGGCCGGGGCCGTGCTGCAGCAGGTGCAGCTGTCGCTGAAGGAAGGCGTGCTGTACTTGGACGGCGGCTGGCAGTCCATCATCGATCAGCTGCACGCGCTGGCCGTCCGCAGCGGCGTCGCGATCCGAACAAGCGCCGGCGTGACGGGCATCGCCCATGAAGGCGGCGCCGTGCAGGGCGTGCTGCTGGGAAGCGGCGAGCTTCTGCCGGCGGACAGCGTTATCAGCACGCTGCCGCCGGCCGATAACTTCCGGCTCGTCGAAGGCGCGGAGCATACCGCCCTGCTCCGCTGGAAGGAAGACGCCCGCCCCGTTACGGCGGCCTGTCTCGACCTGGCGCTGAACCGGCTGCCCGTGGAGAACCGGCAGTTCGTCATGGGGCTGGATCAGCCGCTTTTCTTCTCCAATCATTCGCGGGCGGCGAAGCTGAGCGATAACGGGACGGTCGTTACGCATCTGATCAAATACAACGCGCCCGGCGAACAGGATCCGCGCGGCGACGAAGCGCTGCTCGCGCGGACGATGGATATGCTGCATCCCGGCTGGCAGCAGGAGACCGCCGCCAAGCAGTTCCTCCCCAGCATTACCGTCGTGCACGACCAGCCGCATATCGGCCGCCGGGACCGTAAGCCGGGGCCGGCCGTGCCTGAAATCCGCGGCCTCTATGTTGCCGGCGACTGGGCATGCCACGGCGAGATGCTCGCGGATGCGGCGGCGGCAAGCGCGGGCCGCGCCGCGGCGCAGCTGCTCAAGGATGCGAAGGCGGGCCTTGGCCGCGAGCCGGAACTGATCGGCAGCTGA
- a CDS encoding Hcp family type VI secretion system effector codes for MYKRFMSKSFIIVLAIVAVICAIPGSAFAAPGSPRILLVLDGIKGESVLKGYENAIDITSFSYGVEAASNFTSGAGASVGKPSYTEFNFTKSVDTATLALMQRIAQGTAIKQGTLYFIKDDSGKPYLTIKLQQIFVTGDQLSAEAGSGMSEELKLRAAQTTFTYAPQGPDGRLLPGQTLDINIPKGTVTAS; via the coding sequence TTGTACAAACGGTTCATGTCTAAATCCTTCATCATCGTACTCGCCATCGTCGCGGTTATCTGTGCCATTCCGGGGTCCGCCTTCGCCGCGCCCGGGTCGCCCCGCATTCTGTTGGTGCTGGACGGCATCAAAGGGGAAAGCGTGTTGAAAGGCTATGAGAACGCGATCGATATTACAAGCTTTTCCTACGGCGTAGAAGCTGCGAGCAATTTCACGTCCGGCGCCGGGGCATCGGTCGGCAAACCGTCGTATACCGAGTTCAATTTTACGAAAAGCGTAGATACGGCCACGCTTGCGCTTATGCAAAGGATTGCGCAAGGCACTGCCATTAAGCAAGGCACGCTCTATTTCATCAAAGACGACAGCGGCAAGCCGTATCTCACGATCAAACTCCAGCAAATATTCGTGACCGGCGACCAATTATCCGCAGAGGCCGGCAGCGGCATGTCCGAAGAATTAAAGCTGCGCGCTGCCCAAACGACGTTTACGTACGCGCCGCAAGGACCGGACGGCAGGCTGCTGCCGGGACAGACGCTGGATATCAATATTCCGAAAGGCACGGTTACCGCGTCTTAA
- the dnaN gene encoding DNA polymerase III subunit beta → MRVEVSQASLHAALQRLSPALSSKPVTPILGSILLWADDDGLSVRGGGGGITVEARLDAASGEAVVHRTGQLLVPSRSLLPVIRCLPPGSVALESVHGPALLIRAGHARYRLSGLDAGQYPYIAVPPHTHELHFTNARLKEIIRRLAFAASSSEARPILTGISCSIDAGSIAFTATDGVRLSSQRISRTPLAETPSALRTAVIPAKPWLDFVNLLDDEGSTAMTLGTASVRFQTNELWLQLALLEGSYPVLDRVAAQECETTITLMAPDLLRALERVTLLAGEHRAVKLASDRDGLAVALTARTEGIGDVEESVPAQSVDGQPLTIAFNGSYLRDFMRAASGSAVTLTFSTPNKPIVIRTTDEPSSLFVLTPIRTAGAAP, encoded by the coding sequence ATGCGCGTCGAAGTATCGCAAGCTTCTCTTCATGCAGCGCTGCAGCGCTTGTCTCCCGCGCTGTCTTCCAAGCCCGTCACTCCGATTCTGGGATCGATTCTCTTATGGGCAGATGACGATGGATTATCGGTCAGGGGCGGAGGCGGCGGCATAACCGTCGAGGCCCGCCTGGACGCCGCTTCCGGCGAAGCCGTCGTTCATCGAACGGGACAACTCCTCGTTCCTTCACGCAGCCTCCTCCCCGTCATCCGCTGTCTGCCTCCGGGCAGCGTTGCGCTCGAAAGCGTTCACGGGCCGGCGCTGCTCATACGTGCAGGCCATGCGCGTTATCGGTTAAGCGGCTTGGACGCCGGACAATACCCGTACATCGCAGTGCCGCCGCATACGCATGAGCTTCATTTTACGAACGCGCGGCTGAAAGAGATCATTCGAAGACTCGCATTCGCAGCCTCCAGTTCGGAAGCCCGCCCTATTCTCACCGGAATCTCCTGCAGCATCGATGCCGGTTCGATTGCTTTCACGGCCACCGACGGTGTCCGCCTCTCCTCCCAGCGCATCTCGCGGACCCCGCTCGCAGAGACGCCGTCTGCCCTGCGCACGGCTGTCATCCCCGCCAAACCATGGCTCGATTTCGTTAACCTGCTGGATGATGAAGGCTCTACCGCGATGACGCTGGGAACGGCCAGCGTCAGATTTCAAACGAATGAGCTGTGGCTGCAGCTTGCGCTATTGGAAGGGTCGTACCCCGTCCTGGACCGCGTCGCCGCCCAGGAATGCGAGACAACGATCACTTTAATGGCGCCTGACCTGCTGCGCGCGCTGGAGAGAGTGACGCTCCTTGCCGGGGAGCATCGCGCGGTGAAGCTGGCCAGCGATCGCGATGGCTTGGCCGTCGCGCTGACTGCGCGGACGGAGGGCATCGGCGATGTCGAAGAAAGCGTGCCCGCGCAGTCCGTGGACGGCCAGCCGCTGACGATCGCCTTTAACGGCAGCTATCTGCGCGATTTCATGCGCGCCGCGTCAGGAAGCGCGGTCACGCTAACTTTCTCCACTCCGAACAAACCGATCGTGATCCGGACAACCGACGAGCCTTCATCGTTGTTCGTGCTGACGCCGATTCGAACCGCGGGCGCCGCGCCTTGA
- the rlmN gene encoding 23S rRNA (adenine(2503)-C(2))-methyltransferase RlmN → MNKPSIYGLTLEQLTAWLLEHGHKKSRSLQVWDWLYRKRVTSFEAMEDVNGDCRALLAERFAIETLAEHTKQESSDGTVKFLFKLQDGSLIETVLMRHKFGLSVCVTTQVGCNIGCSFCASGLISKSRDLSAGEIAEQIMKVQLYLDAAGQGERVSHVVVMGIGEPFDNFENLVDFLDVIKDHKGLAIGAKHITVSTSGLADKIIAFTDRGLGVNLAISLHAPNNELRTRIMKINRAIPIEKLMGAIDYYISKNRRRITLEYILLRDVNDREEHALELAELIGDRRPSVNVNLIPYNPVDEHSQYQRSEQSSIRGFYDTLKKQNVSVSVRLEHGTDIDAACGQLRSKQMKASG, encoded by the coding sequence ATGAACAAACCTTCCATATACGGATTGACGCTCGAACAGCTGACCGCCTGGCTGCTGGAGCACGGACATAAGAAATCGCGGTCGCTGCAGGTGTGGGACTGGCTATACCGGAAGCGGGTTACATCGTTCGAGGCGATGGAGGACGTGAACGGCGACTGCCGCGCGCTGCTTGCCGAACGCTTCGCGATTGAAACGCTTGCCGAGCACACGAAGCAGGAATCTTCGGACGGAACGGTCAAGTTTCTGTTCAAGCTGCAGGACGGCAGCTTGATCGAGACGGTACTGATGCGGCATAAATTCGGCTTGTCCGTCTGCGTGACGACGCAGGTCGGCTGCAATATCGGCTGCAGCTTCTGCGCCAGCGGGCTGATCAGCAAGAGCCGGGATTTGTCCGCGGGCGAGATTGCGGAGCAGATCATGAAAGTGCAGCTGTACCTCGATGCGGCGGGGCAAGGCGAGCGGGTCAGCCATGTCGTCGTCATGGGCATCGGCGAGCCGTTCGACAACTTCGAGAATCTCGTCGATTTCCTCGACGTCATCAAGGACCATAAAGGCTTGGCCATCGGCGCCAAGCATATTACCGTCTCGACCAGCGGGCTGGCGGACAAAATCATCGCATTCACGGATCGCGGCCTCGGCGTCAATCTCGCGATTTCGCTGCATGCGCCGAACAATGAGCTCCGCACGCGGATCATGAAAATCAACCGGGCGATCCCGATCGAGAAGCTGATGGGCGCGATCGATTATTACATCAGCAAGAACAGGCGCCGCATTACGCTGGAATATATTTTGCTGCGGGACGTCAATGATCGGGAAGAACATGCGCTGGAACTTGCGGAGCTGATCGGCGACCGCCGCCCAAGCGTGAACGTGAACCTGATTCCTTACAATCCGGTCGACGAGCACAGCCAGTACCAACGGAGCGAGCAGTCGTCCATCCGCGGCTTCTACGACACGCTGAAGAAGCAGAACGTCAGCGTCAGCGTGCGGTTGGAGCACGGCACGGACATCGATGCGGCCTGCGGCCAGCTGCGAAGCAAGCAGATGAAGGCTTCCGGCTGA
- the greA gene encoding transcription elongation factor GreA, whose product MANEQMILTREGFDKLQEELDDLKYVKRKELAARIKLAISYGDLKENSEYHSAKEDQAFMETRIMVLEKMLATARVVEGGNLDSVQVGSSVVLHDVEFDERIVYQIVAPAEANVADNKISYESPLGKELMNKGIGERITVNAPMGVIEYKLLEIK is encoded by the coding sequence ATGGCGAATGAACAAATGATTTTGACGAGAGAAGGCTTCGATAAGCTGCAGGAAGAGCTGGACGATCTGAAGTACGTCAAGCGCAAAGAGCTGGCGGCGCGGATCAAGCTGGCGATCAGTTACGGGGATTTGAAAGAAAACAGCGAGTACCATTCGGCCAAGGAAGATCAAGCTTTCATGGAAACGCGCATCATGGTGCTCGAGAAAATGCTGGCCACCGCGCGCGTCGTGGAAGGCGGCAATTTGGACAGCGTGCAAGTCGGCTCTTCGGTCGTGCTGCATGACGTAGAATTCGATGAGCGGATTGTATATCAAATCGTAGCGCCTGCCGAAGCGAACGTAGCGGATAACAAAATTTCGTACGAAAGCCCGCTCGGCAAGGAATTGATGAACAAAGGCATCGGCGAACGGATTACTGTCAATGCCCCGATGGGCGTTATCGAATACAAGCTGCTGGAAATCAAATAG
- a CDS encoding GntR family transcriptional regulator has product MNADREPLYIRIQNHFKDAIRAGQLREGDKIPTEKMLLEQFEVSRITVANALGELAREGWIHRIPGRGTYVQGIPDNSEEAAEADIQEHRTERAPLTSNQGVRPRIGLVVPFIGDYFAIRLLSGLRDAVEEAGYSLLAMFTFNDKEREKELIRELRDTVEGLVIFPVDADVYNEEIIALKMNGYPFVLIDRYLPGVETNTVHTDGGLAAKLAVDHLWELGHREIAICADTPVSTVSVDDRINGYMNALKMKGALINPVLLMTDFSMPQAAAGAEHPLARTIGSGAATAYIALNSTLALHIAALAKKAGLKVPQDLSIVAFDNPSRGQLEESGTFTFIDQNEGELGRKAGELMLEVLRGGSRESGTAVYRRIVLVPELVVRDTTAAPAAG; this is encoded by the coding sequence ATGAACGCCGACAGAGAGCCGTTATATATCCGCATTCAGAACCATTTCAAAGATGCGATCCGCGCGGGACAACTGCGGGAGGGCGATAAAATACCGACGGAGAAAATGCTGCTGGAGCAGTTCGAAGTCAGCCGGATCACCGTTGCCAACGCGCTCGGGGAGCTGGCGCGGGAGGGCTGGATTCACCGGATTCCGGGGCGCGGCACCTATGTGCAGGGCATTCCCGACAACAGCGAAGAGGCGGCGGAAGCCGATATCCAAGAGCATCGGACGGAGCGGGCGCCGTTGACATCCAACCAGGGCGTGCGGCCTAGAATCGGGCTTGTCGTACCGTTTATCGGCGATTATTTCGCCATCCGTCTGCTCTCGGGCTTGAGGGACGCCGTGGAGGAAGCGGGCTATTCGCTGCTCGCGATGTTTACGTTCAACGACAAGGAGCGGGAGAAGGAGCTGATCCGCGAGCTGCGGGATACGGTGGAGGGGCTCGTTATTTTTCCCGTGGACGCGGATGTCTACAATGAGGAAATCATCGCGCTTAAGATGAACGGCTACCCGTTCGTGCTGATCGACCGATACCTGCCTGGCGTCGAGACGAATACCGTGCATACGGACGGGGGGCTTGCCGCGAAGCTGGCCGTCGACCACTTGTGGGAGCTGGGACACCGCGAAATCGCGATTTGCGCGGATACGCCGGTGTCGACGGTATCCGTCGACGATCGCATCAACGGGTATATGAACGCGCTCAAAATGAAGGGCGCGCTCATTAATCCGGTGCTGCTGATGACGGATTTCAGCATGCCGCAGGCGGCGGCCGGCGCCGAGCATCCGCTTGCCCGAACGATCGGAAGCGGTGCCGCGACGGCCTATATCGCGCTGAACAGCACCTTAGCCCTGCATATTGCCGCGCTTGCCAAGAAGGCGGGGCTTAAAGTGCCGCAGGACTTGTCCATCGTAGCCTTCGACAATCCGAGCCGCGGACAACTGGAGGAATCGGGCACCTTCACGTTTATCGATCAGAACGAAGGCGAGCTCGGCCGCAAGGCGGGCGAACTGATGCTGGAGGTTTTGCGCGGCGGGAGCAGGGAATCGGGCACCGCGGTGTACCGCCGGATCGTGCTCGTGCCGGAGCTGGTCGTTCGGGACACGACGGCGGCTCCGGCAGCCGGATAG